One part of the Triplophysa rosa linkage group LG5, Trosa_1v2, whole genome shotgun sequence genome encodes these proteins:
- the exoc3 gene encoding exocyst complex component 3 yields MEETNREAVATAVQRVAGMLQRSDQLDKVEQYRRREARKKASVEARLKAAIQSQLDGVRTGLTQLHNALCDVKDIQNSLADVSKDWRQSINTIESLKDVKDAVVQHSQLASAVENLKNIFSVPEIAQETQALIEQGELLQAHRKLMDLECSRDDLMYEQYRMDSKNVHDMNLIRGYFGDVQGLSDELSKQLWMVLQRAMVTVRSDPTLLVSVIRIIEREEKIDRKMLDRKKQTGFIPPGRPKCWKKRMDEVLEGTVSARIEGTQSETRESDKMWLVRLLEITRKYVLDDLIVVKNMMVQCFPPHYDTFQVYFDLYHKSVSARVQELAAEDLEANEIVSLLTWVLNTYKSVEMLGNPDLQPECDVRQLEPLLPEQVVNDLLGKYLKTFTSNITGWLRKALETDKKDWQKETEPEADQDGYYQTTLPAIVFQMFEQNLQVAAQINEMFKEEVLKVCLQQMKLFLGRYREEAIGYKEEHLKDRQMPQCYVQYMIAIINNCQTFKESINSLKRKYSQSTELTQNDAAIDKLLNEVAKEGCQFLLDEVFLDLEHHLNELLTRKWLTGSHAVDTICVTVEDYFNDFAKIKKPYNQEMTSKAHRRVVVEYLKAVMQKRIAFKNAEERKEGADRMMKEAKQFKSLFKKLTAGEETDRLCDSITTIAEVFKLTDPALLYLEVSTLVSKYPDIREEHIMALLAVRGDASREMRQMIIETLNQNKPSASSSFQPVFRDITVPTMTMTAMTSMTVPKLLK; encoded by the exons ATGGAGGAGACGAACAGGGAGGCTGTTGCCACGGCTGTGCAGAGGGTCGCAGGGATGCTGCAGCGGTCCGACCAGCTGGACAAAGTGGAGCAATACAGACGCAGAGAGGCACGCAAGAAAGCTTCCGTAGAGGCGAGATTAAAG GCAGCAATTCAGTCCCAGCTGGATGGAGTACGAACAGGCCTCACGCAGCTCCACAATGCGCTGTGTGATGTGAAGGACATCCAGAATTCGCTGGCAGATGTCAGTAAAGACTGGAGGCAGAGCATCAACACGATCGAGAGTCTGAAGGACGTGAAGGATGCAGTGGTCCAGCACAGTCAGCTGGCATCCGCTGTGGAGaatcttaaaaacattttctcag TTCCTGAAATTGCACAAGAGACTCAAGCTTTGATCGAACAGGGCGAGCTGCTTCAAGCTCACCGCAAGTTAATGGACCTGGAGTGTTCCCGCGACGACCTCATGTACGAACAGTACCGAATGGACAGCAAGAACGTCCACGACATGAACCTAATTCGCGGCTACTTCGGCGACGTTCAGGGCCTTTCGGATGAACTTTCCAAACAACTGTGGATGGTCCTCCAGCGCGCCATGGTCACCGTACGCAGTGACCCTACCTTGCTGGTGTCTGTGATTCGAATCATCGAGCGCGAAGAGAAGATCGACCGCAAAATGCTGGACCGCAAAAAGCAGACGGGCTTCATCCCGCCCGGTAGACCTAAATGCTGGAAAAAACGTATGGACGAAGTCTTAGAAGGCACCGTGAGTGCCCGCATCGAGGGCACGCAAAGCGAGACGCGAGAATCTGACAAAATGTGGCTGGTGAGGTTGCTGGAGATCACCAGGAAGTACGTGTTAGATGACCTGATCGTGGTGAAGAACATGATGGTGCAGTGCTTCCCTCCACACTACGACACATTTCAAGTGTACTTCGATCTGTATCATAAATCGGTGTCTGCGCGGGTTCAGGAGCTGGCGGCGGAAGATCTGGAGGCCAATGAGATTGTATCGCTTCTCACGTGGGTTCTCAACACATATAAAAG TGTGGAGATGTTGGGAAACCCTGATCTTCAGCCCGAGTGTGACGTGAGGCAGTTGGAGCCGCTGTTACCTGAACAAGTTGTGAATGATTTACTGGGCAAATACCTTAAGACATTTACT TCAAACATCACAGGCTGGCTGCGCAAAGCTCTGGAAACGGATAAGAAGGACTGGCAGAAGGAGACGGAGCCTGAGGCAGACCAGGACGGCTACTATCAGACCACATTACCGGCCATCGTCTTCCAG ATGTTTGAGCAGAACCTTCAAGTAGCAGCTCAGATCAACGAGATGTTTAAAGAGGAGGTGCTGAAAGTCTGTCTACAGCAGATGAAGTTATTCCTAGGAAG GTACCGAGAGGAGGCCATAGGTTATAAAGAGGAACATCTGAAGGATCGCCAGATGCCGCAGTGCTACGTTCAGTACATGATCGCCATCATCAACAACTGTCAAACGTTTAA AGAGTCTATTAATAGCCTGAAAAGGAAGTATTCTCAATCGACTGAACTCACACAAAACGACGCTGCCATTGACAAACTCCTGAATGAGGTGGCTAAAGAGGGCTGTCAGTTCCTGCTGGATGAGGTCTTCCTGGATCTAGAG CATCACCTGAACGAGCTCTTGACCCGGAAGTGGTTAACCGGCTCTCATGCTGTGGACACCATCTGTGTGACCGTTGAAGACTACTTCAATGACTTTGCCAAAATCAAGAAGCCTTATAATCAG GAAATGACTAGCAAGGCTCATCGGCGGGTGGTGGTGGAGTATCTGAAAGCCGTAATGCAGAAGCGCATCGCGTTTAAAAACGCCGAAGAGAGGAAGGAGGGCGCCGACAGGATGATGAAGGAAGCGAAGCAGTTCAAATCTCTTTTCAAGAAGCTTACCGCT GGAGAGGAAACAGACCGGCTTTGTGATTCCATCACTACGATCGCAGAGGTCTTCAAACTGACAGACCCAGCGCTGCTTTACCTGGAGGTGTCAACCCTGGTGTCCAAATATCCTGATATCAG